The DNA segment AATCAAGTCTGCTAAAATAGCATATCTTTCGTTATTTTGAGCTTccattaattttctttattttagatgTATAACTCATACACAtgtttaacaatattttatatgtgaattaaacttttttttactAATAATTAATATGGGATGCACGTGCAACGCAACGCACGAGATACATGTGCAAATGCACAAGAAACACATGTGGCGCATAAGATGCACATGAGAGCGCACAAAATGTACATGCGGTGCGAACGAGATACATACACGTAGAAGCTAATTTTATTGAATACACTTGGAACTTCTTATTAAGATTTGGCTTGATGCCATTAATTTCATTGAGCCTCCGCTCAATTTGATCGAATACAATTTGATCCTTCTATTATCAAATCTGAATTTCGATGGCAAGTAATCAATAGGAAGATCTTCCATCACCCTCTGTGATGACATCCTTGAACTCACCCCAATTAGGAATCATAGGTAAAACATGTTCTTGGTGAGGCACAATAACATCCAATAAATAAGGTCCAGGAGTGTCTAACATCTTTTGTATAGAAACTCTAACATCATCCTTGTGTGTGACTCGAGCAGCAGGTATATCACAAGCCTCCGCCAATTTCAACATGTTAGGAAAAATCTTTGACTTGTTAGAAGGATTTCCAAGATAAGAGTCTGCTCTATTTGCCTTATAGAACCTATCCTCCCATTGGATCGCCATTCCTAAGTGTTGATTATTTATAATCATCATCTTAATAGGAAGATTTTCCACTCTAATTGTTGCTAACTCTTGCACATTCATCATGAAACTGCCATCTCCATCAATGTCCACAACAATTGCATCTGGTCTTGCAAGAGCTGCTCCAACTGCAGCAGGCAATCCAAATCCCATTGCACCGAATCCACTAGATGTCAACAACTGCATTGGATTTTTGTACTTATAATATTGAGCAGACCACATCTGGTGTTGGCCTACACCACTAGTTATGATGGCATTTCCATTAGTTAACTCATCAAGGACTTCAATTGCATACTGTGGAGGAATGGCTctaccaaaaaaattatacttcAAAGGGTACTTCAATTTTTGCTCTGTTAACTCTTTTCTCCAGGGAGAGAAATCCAGCTTCATTGCTGCCTTTTTCTGATCCAATATTGAATTCAACCCTTGTAATGCCAACTTAATGTCTGTACAAATGGATACGTGAGGCTGTTTGTTCTTTCCAATCTCCTTTGAGTCAATATCAATGTGAACAATTTTTGCTCTACTTGCAAAAGTTTCTAATTTACCAGTGACACGGTCATCAAATCTCACTCCAAATGCTAGTAGCAAATCACTACTATCCACCgcataatttgaataaacagTACCATGCATCCCTAGCATTTGAAGGGAAAGCTCATCTCCTGCTGGAAATGCTCCGAGACCCATCAAAGTACTCGCCACTGGAATACCTGTATGTGTAAAAACAATGCCTCAATTCCAAATAAGCTCAACCTAACTTGCTATATAAGTACTCGTATCGATTCAATAAAACAAAATTGTAGTAGAACTTAATCCTCTACATTTCTACCGGCAATTGAAATATATTGTACATACCTGTGAGCTCAACAAAATGCCGTAACTCCTTGCTAGACTGTACGCACCCACCACCAACATACAGAACTGGCTTCTTTGACTCGGAAATTAGTCTAACAATTTTGTCCAAGAGCATCTTTTTTGGCGGCTGAGGGAGCCTGGACATATAACCTGGCAACTTCATTGGTTGATCCCAATTAGGAACCACCATTTGTTGTTGAACATCTTTAGGAACATCAATTAAAACCGGTCCAGGTCGGCCTGATCTCACTATGAAAAACGCCTCTCTCACAATCCTAGGAATATCTTCAACGTCCATAACTAGATAATTGTGTTTGGTAATTGATCTAGTTACTTCAACAATTGGAATTTCTTGAAATGCGTCTGTTCCAATCATCTTTCGAGGAACTTGACCTGTATTAGCAACCAATTGGAACATTATAAGGCCGCCAACAAGATTAGCTAGTAATACCACCAAGAAATATCAGACGTTAATTGCCCGCCGCAAAACTAACATTACTTTTCAGTGGTCGTGACTAGACAAGATTTGTTAAGTAAACTACTCGTTCACGTTTACTTGCAGGCCGGCTCAAGCAAATTGGTGACTtaaggcaaaaatcaaacggatgccttaaatttttaaaaaatattaattttttttataaagtctaTATTTTAAATCCTGAGATGCAATGTTGCAAATGTTATGGTCGATTTcttctacaataattttttttcgttAATATAACTAATGCATTTAATCATTCATGAGATATACTTTAAATACATCAAAATTCTTCtataattctttacttttatgtaagaagtttattttttcaacaaataatatttaatattcttttaataaaagcctataatatattattgttaaaaaaaaaaaatgaggccccAAAAATTTGGAGACCTTAGGTGgttgcttatttttttttaaaggggTAGAGCCAACATTGTTAGTTATCCattgtattaaaaatatattttcactttaaacgtatcaagaaaaaaattctttttctctCACCTCACCACTAATCAAGAGGATCAATAGTGTTCTTCGCTTACCAAAACAACATGATTCGAACTCTCAAACCTATCGGGTACTATGGAGGTATTTAACCAATTGAACAAGTCTTACTTGTCtacattttttttcatgtttcatCTGTTAGGATCGATTTGTGTGCACACACTCTAAATATatgaagaggatgaagaaaactagagagaaagttCTTAGGGAGAGAGAGATAAGTGAAAATGAATTACGTGGTAACACCCGTGAGTAAACTCCACGGCAGACggactatttatattaatgacttaGAGTAGATTACACagagaaataagaataaaaggtACAGTACGTCACATATTAATCAGACTCCACAACCTaacatcatcttcatcattaattacttatttctcaaatatttttccaaGACTTAAAAGACTAAATATCAatgaatatgaatattgtgcaAAAATACTCATGTCAATCATTGTTTTTAAGGTACGTCCAAAATCAAAAGAGGACAAGTAAAAAGTGAACATATAGGAATGACTAATTTTTGTCTCTTTAAAATCAACCAACTAGAGGATTAATAAGTTGACCTGTAATAGCAACAATTGGAATACTATCAAGCATAGCATCAGCAAGACCACTTATTAGATTAGTAGCGCCGGGGCCAGAGGTAGCCATACAAACACCAGGGAACCCGGTGGCGCGTGCATAACCTTCAGCGGCGAAAATGCCGCCTTGTTCATGACGTGGCAATATATTCCGTATGGTTGGACAACGGGTAAGAGCCTGGTGAATTTCCAGAGTAG comes from the Capsicum annuum cultivar UCD-10X-F1 unplaced genomic scaffold, UCD10Xv1.1 ctg4579, whole genome shotgun sequence genome and includes:
- the LOC107873020 gene encoding acetolactate synthase 2, chloroplastic — translated: MHYLISTMASASPNPSCSTLLNKPFTSSSAFYYHKLLSRTSFPFSLTPTITPHKTISIICCSAGVSITPKGVPFTSRFRPDEPRKGCDVLVEALEREGVTTLFGYPGGTTLEIHQALTRCPTIRNILPRHEQGGIFAAEGYARATGFPGVCMATSGPGATNLISGLADAMLDSIPIVAITGQVPRKMIGTDAFQEIPIVEVTRSITKHNYLVMDVEDIPRIVREAFFIVRSGRPGPVLIDVPKDVQQQMVVPNWDQPMKLPGYMSRLPQPPKKMLLDKIVRLISESKKPVLYVGGGCVQSSKELRHFVELTGIPVASTLMGLGAFPAGDELSLQMLGMHGTVYSNYAVDSSDLLLAFGVRFDDRVTGKLETFASRAKIVHIDIDSKEIGKNKQPHVSICTDIKLALQGLNSILDQKKAAMKLDFSPWRKELTEQKLKYPLKYNFFGRAIPPQYAIEVLDELTNGNAIITSGVGQHQMWSAQYYKYKNPMQLLTSSGFGAMGFGLPAAVGAALARPDAIVVDIDGDGSFMMNVQELATIRVENLPIKMMIINNQHLGMAIQWEDRFYKANRADSYLGNPSNKSKIFPNMLKLAEACDIPAARVTHKDDVRVSIQKMLDTPGPYLLDVIVPHQEHVLPMIPNWGEFKDVITEGDGRSSY